In Sphingomonas sp. SORGH_AS_0950, the following are encoded in one genomic region:
- a CDS encoding TonB-dependent siderophore receptor, whose product MKLVTASAVVALNALLAPAVLAQSDPSQAKSAIGQPAPDVAGSDDVVVTGTRERGRTQFDTLAPVDVLPETLVRSSVSGDLNNALAQLLPSFNVQRLPAADGQAFVRPATLRGLSADQTLVLVNGKRYHRSALLGTRGAQAPDLASIPSLAIKRIEVLRDGASAQYGSDAIAGVINIILDDQPGMEAYGQFSQYYAGDGNNYQSGARGGIALDDKGAIVFTGQFEHGEATSRTRQRPDALAFQAANPTLSVPNPVQRWGQPDEERVRGAVDMHYDLADAVKVYAFGTVQQGEGLTDFNWRNPSNTGSVYNASSAFPGFSFRSLYPAGFTPRFGTQFADLQLVSGLRGNLSDALSYDLSASAGRSRIDYTIAQTLNASLGPASPTSFYLGRLTQRETNLNVDFVYRLPVGGVEPLNIAFGGERRIERYAVGTGDPASYAIGAGAATGLAPNSNGFPGFGPQQAGRFQQTSNAGYVDLAWHPVMMLTLGAAGRYEDFSSFGDKFTYKFSGRVEPVEWLALRGTYSTGFRAPTPAQLNTRVVSQGLDTRTLQVFNQGRLAPTDPLAVALGAKPLRPETSRNISAGLVAQTHIGLGATVDLYQIDVDDRFSQSATISIPAGFANPNRFTSISYFTNDFNTRTRGVDVVVSYARTLGDGRVSATLAYNYNRTTVRSGTSAAIANDTQRRIFQERLPQHNATGTLGYDIGRIGVMLRGRYYGPWTDVTGNATGELFQRFGGLALFDASLTYRVTPNISVRGGAENVFGTYPAEATNQANRGLIYSRNAPYDTDGGRYYVRLGLSF is encoded by the coding sequence ATGAAACTCGTTACCGCAAGCGCCGTTGTGGCGCTAAACGCTCTATTGGCTCCTGCTGTATTGGCGCAGTCTGACCCATCCCAGGCCAAATCGGCCATCGGCCAGCCTGCGCCGGATGTCGCTGGCAGTGACGACGTCGTCGTTACCGGAACGCGGGAGCGTGGTCGCACGCAATTCGATACCTTGGCACCTGTTGACGTACTGCCGGAAACCCTTGTCCGGTCCAGTGTCTCGGGTGATCTCAATAACGCGCTGGCGCAGCTTCTGCCCTCGTTCAACGTGCAGCGCCTCCCCGCCGCAGACGGCCAGGCCTTCGTCCGACCGGCTACACTCCGTGGCCTCTCTGCCGACCAGACCCTCGTCCTCGTCAACGGCAAACGCTACCACCGGTCGGCGCTGCTCGGGACGCGTGGCGCACAAGCGCCCGATCTCGCCAGCATACCCAGCCTGGCGATCAAGCGCATCGAGGTGCTGCGTGACGGCGCATCGGCGCAATATGGCTCTGATGCGATCGCCGGCGTCATCAACATCATTCTCGACGATCAGCCGGGAATGGAAGCCTATGGCCAGTTCAGCCAATATTACGCGGGCGACGGCAACAACTACCAATCCGGCGCGCGCGGCGGTATCGCGCTCGACGACAAGGGCGCGATCGTTTTCACAGGGCAGTTCGAACATGGCGAGGCTACCTCACGCACCCGCCAGCGGCCCGACGCTCTCGCCTTCCAGGCAGCTAACCCGACCCTTTCCGTGCCCAATCCGGTGCAGCGCTGGGGCCAGCCCGACGAGGAGCGTGTGCGCGGTGCGGTCGACATGCATTACGACCTCGCCGATGCCGTCAAGGTCTATGCCTTCGGCACCGTGCAGCAGGGCGAAGGGCTGACCGACTTCAACTGGCGCAACCCCAGCAATACCGGCAGCGTCTACAATGCCAGCAGCGCCTTTCCGGGGTTCAGCTTCCGTAGCCTCTATCCAGCGGGCTTCACCCCGCGCTTCGGCACGCAATTCGCCGATCTGCAGCTGGTCAGCGGCCTGCGCGGCAATCTGTCGGATGCGCTGAGCTATGATCTCAGTGCTTCGGCGGGGCGCAGCCGCATCGACTATACGATTGCCCAGACGCTCAACGCATCGCTCGGGCCCGCCAGTCCGACCAGCTTCTATTTGGGTCGCCTGACCCAGCGGGAGACCAACCTCAACGTTGACTTCGTCTACCGCCTGCCCGTCGGCGGGGTCGAGCCGCTCAACATCGCCTTTGGCGGCGAACGTCGGATTGAGCGCTACGCGGTTGGCACCGGCGATCCCGCCTCCTATGCGATCGGTGCGGGCGCCGCGACCGGCCTTGCGCCCAATTCCAACGGCTTCCCCGGCTTCGGCCCGCAGCAGGCGGGCCGTTTTCAGCAGACGAGCAATGCCGGATATGTCGATCTGGCCTGGCATCCGGTGATGATGCTCACGCTTGGCGCGGCGGGCCGCTACGAGGATTTTTCGAGCTTCGGGGACAAGTTCACGTACAAATTCTCGGGCCGGGTCGAGCCGGTCGAATGGCTGGCGCTGCGCGGCACCTATTCCACCGGTTTCCGTGCGCCGACCCCGGCGCAGCTCAACACGCGGGTGGTGAGCCAGGGCCTCGACACCCGGACGCTGCAGGTCTTCAACCAGGGACGCCTGGCGCCCACCGACCCGCTCGCAGTCGCGCTGGGTGCCAAGCCGCTGCGTCCCGAAACGTCGCGCAATATCAGCGCGGGGCTCGTCGCGCAGACGCATATCGGGCTGGGCGCGACGGTCGATCTCTACCAGATCGATGTCGACGACCGCTTCAGCCAGTCGGCGACCATCTCCATCCCGGCGGGCTTCGCCAACCCCAACCGCTTCACGTCGATCAGCTATTTCACCAACGACTTCAACACCCGCACGCGCGGTGTCGATGTCGTGGTCAGCTATGCCCGCACCCTGGGCGACGGCCGGGTCAGCGCGACGCTCGCCTATAACTATAACCGCACGACCGTTCGCAGCGGCACGAGCGCGGCGATCGCCAACGACACGCAGCGCCGCATCTTCCAGGAACGCCTGCCGCAGCATAATGCGACCGGCACGCTCGGTTATGATATCGGCCGCATTGGCGTGATGCTGCGCGGCCGTTATTACGGGCCGTGGACCGACGTGACGGGCAACGCGACCGGCGAACTGTTCCAGCGCTTCGGCGGCCTGGCGCTATTCGATGCGTCGCTTACCTATCGCGTGACGCCGAACATCTCGGTCCGTGGCGGGGCCGAGAACGTCTTCGGTACCTATCCGGCCGAGGCGACCAACCAGGCCAATCGCGGCCTGATCTATTCGCGCAACGCCCCCTACGACACCGATGGCGGTCGTTACTATGTCCGGCTGGGGTTGAGCTTCTGA
- a CDS encoding aminotransferase class V-fold PLP-dependent enzyme, whose protein sequence is MIDRRALLAGGMAATLPLPVRAGGPARPAPDDEAFWATVAADYDVPRDVIQLENGNWGAMPRPVRAAYEQTVARVNRDTSYYARRGMLADLAAARAAVAAELGVPADEIAFTRNATEALKALILGYNRLSPGDAILYADLDYDSMQACMESLAKRRGVRVRRIVLPEPATRASLIDAYAQAMADEPRLKLILLTHLSHRTGLVIPVREIAAMARMRGIDVIVDAAHSWQQLDFALPDLDCDFVGLNGHKWLGAPLGIGILHIRKGALARIDRDPAEDADGLDTVMARIHTGTLDYASWLTVPAALAFQNRVDRAARAARLRALRDGWVRQARALPGIEILTPDDPMLHGAITSFRLQGISSPQANAAIAQRLLERQRVFTVHRVGAAKGACVRVTPSLFTSMNDIDHFAKALRELS, encoded by the coding sequence ATGATCGACCGGCGTGCACTATTGGCTGGCGGGATGGCCGCGACCCTTCCGCTGCCCGTGCGCGCCGGCGGTCCGGCACGCCCCGCCCCGGACGACGAAGCGTTCTGGGCGACGGTCGCGGCGGACTATGACGTGCCGCGGGACGTCATCCAGCTCGAAAACGGCAATTGGGGCGCCATGCCTCGCCCGGTCCGCGCCGCGTACGAACAGACGGTTGCGCGCGTGAACCGCGACACCAGCTATTACGCCCGCCGTGGGATGTTGGCCGACCTTGCCGCCGCTCGTGCCGCCGTCGCCGCCGAACTCGGGGTGCCTGCGGACGAGATCGCCTTCACCCGCAACGCCACCGAAGCGCTGAAAGCGCTGATCCTCGGCTATAACCGGCTGAGCCCAGGCGATGCGATCCTCTATGCCGACCTCGACTATGACAGCATGCAGGCGTGCATGGAGAGCCTGGCGAAACGTCGCGGCGTCCGGGTCCGCCGCATCGTGCTGCCCGAACCCGCAACACGCGCCAGCCTGATCGACGCCTATGCGCAGGCGATGGCCGACGAACCACGGCTGAAGCTCATCCTTCTGACCCATCTAAGTCACCGGACCGGCCTGGTGATCCCGGTCAGGGAGATCGCGGCGATGGCGCGTATGCGTGGTATCGATGTCATCGTCGATGCCGCGCATAGCTGGCAACAGCTCGACTTCGCTCTGCCCGATCTGGATTGCGATTTTGTCGGCCTGAACGGGCATAAGTGGCTCGGCGCGCCGCTCGGCATAGGCATTCTTCATATTCGCAAAGGCGCGCTCGCCCGGATCGACCGTGATCCCGCCGAAGACGCCGACGGTCTCGACACCGTCATGGCCCGCATCCATACCGGGACGCTCGATTACGCTTCCTGGCTCACCGTCCCCGCCGCGCTCGCATTCCAGAACCGGGTCGATCGGGCCGCGCGCGCCGCCCGGCTGCGCGCCCTTCGCGATGGCTGGGTACGGCAGGCACGGGCGCTCCCCGGCATTGAAATACTGACGCCAGACGATCCCATGTTGCACGGCGCGATCACCTCGTTCCGGCTTCAAGGGATAAGCAGCCCGCAAGCGAACGCCGCCATTGCCCAGCGACTGCTCGAACGGCAGCGCGTCTTCACTGTTCATCGCGTGGGGGCAGCTAAGGGCGCTTGCGTGAGAGTGACGCCCTCCCTGTTTACCTCGATGAACGACATTGATCACTTCGCCAAAGCGCTGAGGGAATTATCCTAG
- a CDS encoding TonB-dependent receptor produces the protein MTTIIGIGLLAAAQVTPPAASPPPPPAIQFHGPDGQPLPEDVERKLREQYKDALPAARPATASGDIVVNGRPPRGSVIGDIKPERTLSALDIRSYGTATVSELIQALGAQVSSGRNDTSADPIVLLNGRRVSSFAEIARLPTEAIERTEILPEEVALKYGYPADRKVVNVVAFERFTSRIVQGNLAGPTAGGQATTAGGASYLRIRGDTRTMLDADLSRSSALLESERDVRQPSGDRTLGDYRTLLPATHRVTLNATVAANPIADVAATLNGRVETSKTKALVGLGPDGVLHRDVDSATLHLGTTIGGRLRQWQWTATGNLDRTTNDSTTDTGVPVTPQNLARFATLTANADLLVNGSPFTLPAGSASLSLRSVVTTRDVSSRSQLGASTRVGSLERDTASVQASIDLPIAGAATPSLTSIGALSANATVAAERLSDVGTLWTLGYGLHWTPLPGLSLLASVSDTRSAPTVEQLGAPLIVVPNVRTFDARRGETADITRSFGGNPGLHADDRHVLSAGATFKPMARTDLVFTIDYIRTRIDDPIAAFPIALPQVEDAFPDRFTRDTTGRLQRIDATPINFARSNQQQIRWGLSFMRPLGPLPPGLQNANVRVFSSLEEAKRRLPPGARLETVEAGSPAARRVENLTSRLMLSLQHSWRLEDSVLLRPSGPVLNLLDGGALDVRGGRSRHEVEFQASAFKRGLGARFTATWQSGTSIRGSGTPAGDLKFGDLATINLALFANVGDYLGRTKAPSWLKGMRMTLGVTNIVDSRQSVRNSLGTTPLIYQNAYLNPVGRTVAFGLRKML, from the coding sequence ATGACGACGATCATCGGCATAGGTCTGCTCGCCGCAGCACAGGTAACGCCCCCCGCTGCGTCCCCGCCCCCGCCGCCTGCCATCCAATTCCACGGACCGGACGGCCAGCCGCTACCCGAGGACGTCGAGCGGAAACTGCGCGAGCAGTACAAGGACGCACTACCCGCGGCGCGGCCGGCGACCGCGTCTGGCGACATCGTCGTCAACGGGCGCCCGCCGCGTGGTTCGGTCATCGGCGATATCAAGCCCGAACGCACGCTATCGGCCCTCGACATCCGATCTTATGGCACGGCAACAGTGTCCGAACTGATCCAGGCGCTCGGCGCGCAGGTGTCGAGCGGACGCAACGATACGTCGGCCGATCCGATCGTCCTGCTGAACGGCCGCCGCGTGTCGAGCTTTGCCGAAATAGCCCGGCTTCCCACCGAAGCGATCGAACGGACAGAGATTCTGCCTGAAGAGGTCGCACTGAAATACGGCTATCCGGCCGATCGCAAGGTGGTGAACGTGGTCGCCTTCGAACGCTTTACGTCGCGGATCGTCCAAGGGAACCTCGCCGGGCCAACCGCGGGAGGACAGGCGACGACTGCGGGCGGTGCCAGTTATCTGCGCATCCGCGGCGATACGCGCACGATGCTCGATGCCGATCTCAGCCGGTCGAGCGCCCTGCTGGAGAGCGAGCGCGACGTGCGGCAGCCGAGCGGTGATCGGACGCTCGGCGACTATCGGACGCTGTTGCCCGCCACCCACCGCGTCACCCTGAATGCGACCGTCGCGGCCAATCCGATTGCCGACGTGGCAGCAACGCTCAACGGAAGGGTCGAGACGAGCAAGACCAAGGCGCTGGTCGGGCTGGGACCGGATGGCGTGCTGCACCGCGACGTTGACAGCGCGACGCTACATCTCGGCACCACGATCGGCGGGCGGCTGCGCCAATGGCAATGGACCGCGACCGGCAACCTCGACCGCACCACGAACGACAGCACGACCGACACCGGCGTTCCCGTCACCCCGCAGAATCTTGCACGCTTCGCCACCCTGACGGCCAACGCCGACTTGCTGGTCAACGGATCACCCTTCACCCTGCCGGCCGGGTCCGCGTCGCTCAGCCTGCGATCAGTCGTCACGACGCGCGACGTCAGCAGCCGATCCCAACTGGGTGCGTCGACGCGGGTCGGGTCGCTGGAGCGCGACACCGCCAGCGTCCAGGCCAGCATTGACCTGCCGATCGCAGGGGCCGCCACACCGTCACTCACGTCGATCGGTGCGCTGTCGGCCAACGCGACCGTCGCCGCGGAAAGACTGTCGGACGTCGGCACGTTGTGGACCCTGGGCTACGGCCTACACTGGACGCCCCTGCCTGGGCTATCGCTGCTCGCATCGGTCAGCGACACGCGATCGGCCCCGACGGTCGAACAGCTCGGGGCGCCGTTGATCGTCGTGCCCAACGTTCGCACCTTCGATGCGCGCCGTGGAGAGACGGCCGATATCACGCGCAGCTTCGGCGGTAATCCCGGCCTTCACGCCGACGATCGCCACGTCCTTAGCGCAGGCGCCACCTTCAAGCCGATGGCCAGGACGGATCTGGTATTCACAATCGACTATATCCGCACGCGGATCGACGATCCGATCGCTGCCTTTCCTATCGCGTTGCCGCAGGTCGAGGATGCGTTCCCGGATCGCTTTACCCGCGACACCACCGGTCGCCTGCAGCGTATCGACGCGACGCCGATCAACTTCGCGCGATCGAACCAGCAGCAGATCCGCTGGGGCCTGAGCTTCATGAGGCCGCTAGGCCCGTTGCCGCCCGGTCTTCAGAACGCCAACGTCCGCGTGTTCTCTAGTCTCGAAGAGGCCAAGCGCCGCCTCCCGCCCGGCGCGCGCCTGGAGACTGTAGAGGCCGGGAGTCCCGCCGCCCGACGGGTTGAAAACCTTACGAGCCGGCTGATGCTGTCGCTACAACACAGCTGGCGGCTGGAGGATAGTGTATTGCTGCGCCCCAGCGGTCCGGTTCTGAACCTGCTCGACGGGGGTGCGCTCGACGTCCGGGGCGGCCGTTCCCGGCACGAGGTTGAGTTCCAGGCCAGCGCCTTCAAGCGCGGCCTCGGCGCCCGATTCACCGCGACATGGCAGAGCGGAACATCAATTCGTGGATCCGGCACACCGGCGGGAGATCTGAAATTCGGCGACCTGGCGACGATCAATCTCGCGCTATTCGCCAACGTTGGCGACTATCTAGGACGAACGAAGGCGCCCTCGTGGCTCAAGGGCATGCGCATGACGTTAGGCGTTACCAACATCGTCGATTCGCGCCAGAGCGTGCGCAATAGCTTGGGCACCACGCCCTTGATCTATCAGAATGCCTATCTCAACCCGGTGGGCCGGACGGTCGCATTTGGTTTGCGAAAAATGCTATAG
- a CDS encoding response regulator: MHSAAISRDRIVVVDDDTSIRDALAEYLGDHGYAVRTASGAVACGRLLAEAPADLLVIDVMMPGEDGLSLCRRLAPTGTPILMLSALDGVTDRVVGLEVGAWDYLAKPFEPRELLARVRALLRRPRMESPAAHGDAVAFAGWWFSPDERRLRDPHGRPLLLSEGEHALLAAFVGRPGRVLSRDTLLDVARGIDAASYDRAIDIAISRLRRKLAEGDSAPLIETVRGAGYRFLPAVRPA, translated from the coding sequence ATGCACAGCGCTGCCATATCCCGAGATCGCATCGTCGTGGTGGACGACGACACCAGCATCCGCGACGCCTTGGCCGAGTATCTCGGCGATCATGGCTACGCAGTCCGCACGGCCAGCGGTGCCGTTGCCTGCGGTCGCTTACTAGCCGAGGCGCCGGCCGACCTGCTGGTGATCGACGTGATGATGCCGGGAGAGGATGGGTTGTCGCTGTGCCGGCGTCTGGCTCCGACCGGTACGCCGATTCTAATGCTGAGTGCGCTCGATGGCGTTACCGATCGCGTCGTCGGGCTAGAGGTCGGGGCATGGGATTATCTGGCCAAGCCGTTCGAGCCGCGCGAATTGCTGGCGCGCGTACGAGCGTTGCTGCGGCGACCGCGCATGGAGAGCCCAGCGGCACACGGCGATGCGGTCGCGTTCGCCGGCTGGTGGTTCAGCCCCGACGAGCGCCGCCTGCGCGATCCGCACGGGCGGCCTTTGCTGCTGAGCGAAGGCGAGCATGCGCTGTTGGCTGCCTTCGTGGGGCGCCCCGGACGGGTGCTCAGCCGGGACACGCTGCTGGACGTCGCGCGGGGTATTGACGCTGCGTCCTATGATCGGGCGATCGACATCGCCATCAGCCGGTTGCGTCGCAAGCTGGCGGAAGGTGATAGTGCCCCGTTGATCGAAACGGTTCGGGGGGCTGGCTATCGCTTTCTGCCCGCGGTTCGACCGGCATGA
- a CDS encoding HAMP domain-containing sensor histidine kinase, with translation MMRSVWRRPSALTAIGGFSVAIAVLSVAITASIVLLMPDPPAVRMTVAEAVAALRGTNAGLARTFGSPPDGSPAVLLQPVLAQAIGRPIADVRVVWLDRAARPTRGDGVVVFTARGKGEAAGKMLWPGGTRPSGPVVIRRQGVLPMRIVPRGMTDSLIGKVLLTLPQPAFTASVRLADGRWLTVAPQSPTFGGWRLKVLVALVASLAVLAPLVWLFARRLTRPFRALALAIDDGRDPPQAQGPRELQDAARAILHLRARLSAETDERMRMLTAVAHDLRTPLTSLKLRIEAVPEPQRARMAADADRMGAMIADVLDYARTANASRHPVQVRTMVAEIVADLLTVRLIDGPEVTVIAVEPAFRRAVENLVRNAEDYAGGGRVEIATEDDAAIVRVIDAGPGIPPADRARLLRPFERGDASRSRDTGGVGLGLSIVQTFADLHGGTLSLDEAEGGGTIAKLAVPALVQ, from the coding sequence ATGATGCGCAGCGTCTGGCGGCGACCGAGCGCCCTGACCGCGATTGGTGGGTTCAGCGTCGCGATCGCCGTGCTCAGCGTCGCGATCACCGCCAGCATCGTCCTGCTGATGCCCGATCCGCCCGCTGTGCGTATGACCGTCGCTGAGGCCGTCGCAGCGCTGCGGGGTACGAACGCCGGTCTGGCCCGCACGTTCGGCAGTCCCCCGGACGGGTCGCCGGCGGTGCTGCTCCAGCCGGTTCTGGCGCAGGCAATCGGCCGTCCCATTGCGGACGTACGGGTCGTTTGGCTCGATCGAGCTGCGCGTCCGACCCGCGGTGACGGTGTCGTCGTCTTCACGGCGCGCGGCAAGGGCGAGGCCGCCGGCAAGATGTTGTGGCCGGGCGGCACCCGGCCCAGCGGACCGGTCGTTATCCGCCGCCAGGGCGTGCTGCCCATGCGGATCGTTCCGAGAGGTATGACGGATTCGCTGATCGGCAAGGTCCTGCTCACATTGCCACAACCCGCATTTACCGCCAGCGTGCGTCTGGCGGATGGCCGATGGCTGACCGTTGCGCCACAATCCCCGACCTTTGGCGGGTGGCGGTTGAAGGTGCTGGTCGCGCTCGTCGCCAGCCTCGCGGTGCTAGCGCCCCTAGTCTGGCTGTTCGCCCGACGCCTCACCCGACCGTTTCGCGCATTGGCGTTGGCGATCGATGACGGCCGCGATCCACCGCAAGCACAAGGGCCGCGCGAATTGCAGGATGCCGCGCGCGCGATCCTCCACCTGCGCGCGCGCCTGTCCGCCGAAACCGATGAACGCATGCGCATGCTGACCGCTGTCGCACACGACCTGCGTACCCCGCTGACCAGCCTTAAGCTGCGGATCGAAGCGGTGCCGGAGCCACAGCGCGCCCGCATGGCCGCCGACGCCGACCGCATGGGCGCGATGATCGCCGATGTCCTTGATTATGCCCGCACCGCCAACGCATCGCGACACCCGGTGCAGGTCCGGACGATGGTCGCCGAGATTGTGGCAGACCTGCTGACTGTGCGTCTGATCGACGGACCGGAGGTTACGGTGATCGCAGTCGAGCCGGCCTTTCGCCGCGCGGTCGAGAATCTTGTTCGTAACGCCGAAGACTATGCCGGGGGCGGCCGGGTTGAGATTGCCACCGAAGACGACGCCGCCATCGTCCGTGTGATCGACGCAGGTCCCGGCATCCCGCCCGCCGACCGTGCTCGATTATTGCGCCCGTTCGAGCGTGGCGACGCCTCGCGCAGCCGAGACACGGGCGGAGTGGGACTGGGGCTCAGTATCGTGCAGACATTTGCGGATCTACACGGCGGGACATTATCGTTGGACGAGGCGGAGGGCGGCGGGACGATCGCGAAGTTGGCCGTCCCTGCGCTTGTCCAATAG
- a CDS encoding tyrosine-type recombinase/integrase — MGHSSMDPAFHELRPWNEGRLIGAKRALKQQQVWAIRFWLDQHRRLRDRALFDFAIDSKLRGCDVVRVRIGDVVSGGRVRDRAVVVQQKTRRPVQFELMDTARKTMRAWLERRGGTLNDFVFPSRNDYMAHMSTRQYARLVHEWVVGIGLPAQDYGTHSLRRTKASIIYKATGNLRAVQILLGHAKIDSTVRYLGVDVEDALELAERTEV, encoded by the coding sequence ATGGGTCATTCGTCGATGGACCCTGCCTTTCATGAACTTCGGCCTTGGAACGAGGGCCGGCTGATCGGTGCGAAGCGCGCTCTGAAACAGCAACAGGTATGGGCTATTCGCTTCTGGCTCGACCAGCATAGACGACTGCGCGACCGCGCGTTGTTCGACTTCGCCATCGACAGCAAGCTGCGCGGCTGTGACGTGGTCAGGGTGCGGATCGGAGATGTAGTTTCTGGCGGCCGGGTCCGTGACCGAGCCGTCGTGGTTCAGCAGAAGACCAGACGGCCAGTCCAGTTCGAACTAATGGACACGGCACGCAAGACGATGCGGGCATGGCTGGAGCGTCGTGGCGGAACACTGAACGACTTCGTTTTCCCAAGTCGAAACGACTACATGGCCCACATGAGCACCCGCCAATACGCTCGCCTCGTGCACGAATGGGTGGTCGGCATCGGCCTTCCAGCTCAAGATTATGGTACACACTCGCTTCGGCGCACGAAAGCATCGATCATTTACAAGGCGACCGGCAACCTCCGCGCTGTTCAGATTCTTCTCGGCCACGCCAAGATCGACAGCACAGTGCGGTACTTGGGGGTTGATGTTGAGGATGCCTTGGAACTGGCAGAACGCACCGAGGTCTGA